In Portunus trituberculatus isolate SZX2019 chromosome 44, ASM1759143v1, whole genome shotgun sequence, a single window of DNA contains:
- the LOC123518866 gene encoding cuticle protein AM1159-like codes for MKLVIIAALVAVAFAAPDRTYGTPDSGSSEEAEILQHDFVLEDDGRYNLDVKTSNGISVAQHGSPDGPEGAVVKSGVFSYTAPDGTPVEVKFVANEHGYQPESDLLPVAPEFPHPIPDFVLAQIAKAAEEDRNRSPEDRYTYA; via the exons ATGAAGCTT GTGATCATCGCCGCCCTCGTCGCCGTGGCCTTCGCCGCCCCTGACAGAACCTATGGCACCCCTGACTCCGGATCCAGCGAGGAGGCAGAGATCCTGCAGCACGACTTTGTTCTTGAGGATGACGGCAGGTACAACCTGGACGTGAAGACCAGCAACGGTATCTCTGTGGCCCAGCACGGCAGTCCCGACGGCCCCGAGGGCGCCGTGGTCAAGAGTGGAGTGTTCTC CTACACCGCCCCTGACGGCACCCCTGTTGAGGTGAAGTTCGTCGCCAACGAGCACGGCTACCAGCCTGAGTCTGACCTGCTGCCCGTGGCACCAGAGTTCCCCCACCCTATCCCCGATTTCGTGCTGGCCCAGATCGCTAAAGCCGCCGAGGAGGACCGCAACCGTTCTCCCGAGGACAGATACACCTATGCCTAA
- the LOC123518954 gene encoding cuticle protein AMP1A-like gives MKLVIIAALVAVAFAAPDRTYATPDSGSSEEAEILQHDFVLEDDGRYNLDVKTSNGISISQHGSPDGPEGAVVKSGVVSYTAPDGTPVEVKFVANENGYQPESDLLPVAPEFPHPIPDFVLEQIAFAAEEDRNRSPEDRYTYA, from the exons ATGAAGCTT GTGATCATCGCCGCCCTCGTCGCCGTGGCCTTCGCCGCCCCTGACAGAACCTATGCCACCCCTGACTCCGGATCCAGCGAGGAGGCAGAGATCCTGCAGCACGACTTTGTTCTTGAGGATGACGGCAGGTACAACCTGGACGTGAAGACCAGCAACGGTATCTCTATCTCCCAACATGGTAGTCCAGACGGCCCCGAGGGCGCCGTGGTCAAGAGCGGAGTGGTCTC CTACACCGCCCCTGACGGCACCCCCGTTGAGGTGAAGTTCGTCGCCAACGAGAACGGCTACCAGCCCGAGTCTGACCTGCTGCCCGTGGCCCCAGAGTTCCCCCACCCAATCCCCGATTTCGTGTTGGAACAGATCGCTTTTGCTGCCGAGGAGGACCGCAACCGCTCTCCCGAGGACAGATACACCTATGCCTAA